A DNA window from Arachis duranensis cultivar V14167 chromosome 3, aradu.V14167.gnm2.J7QH, whole genome shotgun sequence contains the following coding sequences:
- the LOC127745712 gene encoding auxin-induced protein 15A-like, giving the protein MGFRLPVIRRTSSFSASQAASKSVEVPKGHLAVYVGEKQKRFVIPISYLNQPSIQDLLSQAEEEFGYDHPMGGLTIPCSEDVFQQITSYMN; this is encoded by the coding sequence atggGTTTCCGTTTACCTGTTATTCGAAGGACATCATCATTCTCAGCTAGCCAAGCAGCTTCAAAATCTGTGGAAGTCCCAAAGGGGCATCTAGCAGTGTATGTTGGAGAGAAACAGAAGCGGTTTGTGATCCCCATTTCATATTTGAACCAACCTTCAATCCAAGACTTGTTGAGCCAAGCTGAGGAAGAGTTCGGATATGATCATCCTATGGGAGGCCTAACAATTCCTTGCAGTGAAGATGTTTTCCAACAAATCACTTCTTACATGAATTGA
- the LOC127745711 gene encoding auxin-induced protein 15A-like — translation MGFHLASIRRKLSFNSNQASSKALEVPKGYLAVYVGENMKRFVIPVSYLNQTSFQELLSQAEEEYGYDHPMGGLTIPCSEEAFLDLTSCFNGL, via the coding sequence ATGGGTTTTCATTTAGCTAGTATCAGAAGAAAGCTATCATTTAATTCGAACCAAGCATCTTCAAAGGCTTTAGAAGTCCCAAAAGGCTATCTTGCTGTCTATGTTGGAGAGAATATGAAGCGGTTTGTGATTCCGGTTTCGTATTTGAACCAGACTTCGTTTCAAGAATTACTAAGCCAAGCAGAAGAAGAATACGGATATGATCATCCAATGGGTGGTCTCACTATTCCATGCAGTGAGGAAGCTTTCTTGGACCTCACTTCTTGCTTCAATGGGCTATAA
- the LOC107477189 gene encoding disease resistance protein Roq1 gives MANPASTSETMATNYDVFLSFRGEDTRHGFTGHLYDALRRSGVNTFIDDENLRTGETIRPQLLQSIEASKISIVVFSTNYAASTWCLDELVQILRCHRERNQLVFPVFYKIEPSHVRYQKETYKKAMDAHEIKFGCHSQKVKEWKEALNKTSNRKGFHLKHGYEFEFIQKIVKKALTCIPPRQLLIGDHMVGLQTRVVEAESDLYSWDRVLSNGESHKRKPYNNNTMLGIVGIGGSGKTTLAKALYNSICHRFECACFLLNVRKISDQEEGLVRLQQTLLSKLLGEGEIKVRSVEEGISMIKEKLSKKRALIVLDDVDKIEQLKALAGECDWFSDKTRIIITTRDKYLLTAHEVEKIYETKLLSDPESLELFCWNAFKMTRPKANYEDLSNQAIHYAQGLPLALKVIGSNLINKNLEEWKSALDKYEKNPPKDIQSVLRVSYDSLEGNEKDIFLDIACFFNGKKWENVKNVLHGCGMFTEDGIRILVDKSLLTINDGYLRMHDLIQNMGREIVKQEAPRGVSDRSRLWFHEDVLELLPNDKENKKIEGIKLVQCEEHDWTDTALEKMKKLRILILRNTNLSCRTILLPEQLRLLDWKGYPSKSIPSNLKKIVAFSLRHSPLTLENSFQNFEHLTYMNFSHCESITHFPNVSKAQCLRKLILNGCINLVSFDESVGFLPNLTYLRASKCTKLRKFLSRICLPSLEHLSFNWCTRLGLFPHIVEKMDKPLKICLKATAIQEIPDSFVDLVGLHYLDLTSCEKLGYLPSCLFMLPNLVTLKVGGCPQLGGSFARFRGSLSTTAESRPSLETLHFSHASLRDKDLQEIMQSFPNLEVLNVSSNNFVSIPACVQESSYLTSLDLSCCLKLQEIPEFPSSVRKVDVRHCNSLSANTTSMLWSQVSREINKLQVVMPTSNTKIPEWWDDCTSWKYRRQDLNFEACGKFPVVALAFVFGEMNYESVGLHLSIESGDVNSAYQPSHNFTVAENHVLLCDLRLWFSDEEWKRLDAHVEHGNTWKKVKVRCVPDIIPVHWGVYVYKKETSMKDIQFQKLQFRPCSKKISNWEKRLSSAEELAIASFSENLKTVVKNLKRLMAPREEEQSFCLMQQDEDEEEEEEGESDMEA, from the exons ATGGCAAATCCAGCTTCAACTTCTGAGACCATGGCTACTAATTACGATGTCTTTCTGAGTTTCAGGGGCGAAGACACACGTCATGGATTCACAGGTCATCTCTATGATGCTCTCCGCCGCAGCGGAGTCAACACCTTCATCGATGATGAGAATCTCAGAACAGGAGAAACAATTCGACCTCAACTCCTTCAATCCATCGAAGCCTCAAAGATCTCCATTGTTGTTTTCTCAACAAACTATGCAGCTTCAACATGGTGCCTTGATGAACTCGTCCAGATCCTGCGGTGTCACAGGGAAAGGAACCAGCTTGTGTTTCCAGTCTTCTACAAAATAGAGCCTTCACATGTACGGTATCAGAAGGAAACTTACAAGAAAGCCATGGATGCTCATGAAATCAAGTTTGGTTGTCACTCTCAGAAGGTGAAAGAATGGAAGGAAGCTTTGAACAAAACATCCAACAGGAAAGGCTTTCATTTGAAACATGG GTATGAATTCGAgtttattcaaaaaattgtgaaaaaggCATTGACTTGTATACCTCCAAGACAATTACTTATTGGGGATCATATGGTTGGATTGCAAACTCGAGTTGTAGAAGCGGAGTCAGATCTATATTCTTGGGACAGGGTATTATCCAATGGCGAATCACACAAAAGAAAGCCCTACAACAACAATACCATGTTGGGGATTGTTGGAATTGGTGGGAGTGGAAAGACGACGCTTGCCAAAGCCTTGTATAACTCCATCTGCCACCGGTTTGAATGTGCTTGTTTCCTTCTCAATGTTAGAAAAATTTCAGATCAAGAAGAGGGCCTAGTACGTCTACAGCAAACGCtcctctcaaagttgcttgGGGAGGGGGAAATCAAGGTCCGCAGTGTCGAGGAAGGAATCAGTATGATCAAAGAGAAACTTAGCAAAAAAAGAGCTCTTATTGTTCTTGATGATGTCGATAAGATAGAACAATTAAAAGCATTGGCAGGAGAATGTGATTGGTTTAGTGACAAGACTCGAATTATTATAACAACAAGGGATAAATATCTTCTAACAGCTCATGAAGTCGAAAAGATTTACGAGACGAAATTGCTAAGTGACCCTGAATCTCTAGAGCTCTTCTGTTGGAACGCCTTCAAAATGACAAGGCCCAAAGCAAACTATGAAGACCTATCCAATCAAGCAATACATTATGCCCAGGGCCTCCCATTAGCCTTAAAGGTTATAGGctctaatttgattaataaaaatttagaagagTGGAAGTCTGCTTTGGACAAATATGAGAAGAATCCTCCTAaagacattcaaagtgttcttagaGTGAGCTATGATAGTCTTGAAGGCAATGAAAAGGATATTTTTCTTGACATAGCATGCTTCTTCAATGGGAAGAAATGGGAAAATGTAAAAAATGTATTACATGGATGTGGTATGTTTACAGAAGATGGTATTAGAATACTTGTTGATAAATCTCTCTTAACTATCAACGATGGTTACTTGAGGATGCATGATCTAATACAGAATATGGGTAGAGAGATTGTGAAGCAGGAGGCACCAAGAGGAGTTAGTGACCGCAGCAGATTATGGTTTCATGAAGATGTTCTTGAACTACTACCCAATGATAAA gaaaataaaaaaattgaaggaataAAGCTTGTTCAATGTGAAGAACATGATTGGACTGACACTGCCCTTGAAAAGATGAAGAAACTTAGAATTCTCATTCTTCGGAACACAAACCTTTCATGTCGAACTATTCTTCTACCTGAGCAATTAAGGCTGCTTGATTGGAAGGGGTATCCTTCAAAATCTATTCCGtcgaacttaaaaaaaattgttgccTTCAGTTTACGTCATAGTCCTCTCACGTTGGAAAACTCGTTTCAG AACTTTGAGCATTTGACTTACATGAATTTCTCCCATTGTGAATCCATCACTCATTTTCCTAATGTATCTAAAGCCCAATGTTTAAGAAAGTTGATACTCAATGGATGCATAAACTTGGTTAGTTTTGATGAATCAGTCGGATTTCTCCCAAACCTTACATATTTGAGAGCTTCAAAGTGCACTAAGTTAAGAAAGTTTCTTTCAAGAATTTGTCTGCCTTCACTAGAGCACCTTTCCTTTAACTGGTGTACAAGACTTGGACTCTTCCCACACATAGTGGAAAAGATGGATAAGCCATTAAAGATTTGTTTGAAAGCTACTGCTATTCAAGAGATTCCGGATTCCTTTGTTGATCTTGTAGGACTTCACTATTTAGATTTGACAAGTTGCGAGAAACTTGGTTATCTTCCAAGCTGCTTATTTATGCTGCCAAATCTGGTCACATTGAAAGTTGGAGGATGCCCTCAACTTGGTGGATCATTTGCAAGATTCAGAGGAAGCCTTTCAACTACTGCAGAGAGCCGTCCAAGTTTAGAAACTCTGCATTTCAGCCATGCAAGTTTACGTGACAAAGATCTTCAAGAAATTATGCAGAGTTTTCCAAACTTGGAAGTCTTAAATGTTTCATCAAACAACTTTGTGTCTATTCCAGCATGCGTTCAAGAATCGTCCTACTTGACAAGTTTGGATTTGAGTTGCTGCCTAAAGCTTCAAGAAATTCCAGAATTTCCCTCTAGTGTTAGGAAAGTGGATGTGAGACACTGCAATTCCTTAAGTGCAAACACAACAAGTATGCTATGGTCACAG GTGTCCAGAGAGATAAATAAATTACAAGTTGTGATGCCAACTTCCAATACAAAGATTCCAGAATGGTGGGACGATTGTACAAGTTGGAAGTACCGTCGACAGGACCTGAATTTCGAGGCATGTGGCAAGTTCCCAGTTGTGGCTTTGGCGTTTGTGTTTGGAGAAATGAACTATGAATCTGTTGGGCTGCACTTGTCCATTGAGTCTGGGGATGTAAACTCTGCATACCAACCATCGCATAATTTCACAGTTGCGGAAAATCATGTGTTGTTGTGCGACCTACGACTATGGTTCAGTGATGAGGAGTGGAAGAGACTTGATGCACATGTTGAGCATGGTAACACATGGAAGAAAGTGAAGGTGAGGTGTGTACCAGACATCATCCCAGTTCATTGGGGAGTGTATGTTTACAAGaaagaaacaagcatgaaagaTATCCAATTTCAGAAGCTGCAATTCCGTCCATGTAGTAAAAAGATATCCAATTGGGAGAAGAGATTATCTTCTGCTGAGGAACTTGCCATTGCTAGCTTCTCAGAAAACCTCAAAACTGTGGTAAAAAATTTGAAGCGGCTTATGGCTCCAAGAGAAGAAGAGCAAAGCTTTTGCTTAATGCAACAGGATGAggatgaggaagaggaagaggaaggagAGTCAGACATGGAAGCATAG